In Pseudomonadota bacterium, a single window of DNA contains:
- a CDS encoding tetratricopeptide repeat protein, whose protein sequence is MDIIDEVVEEVQHEKLLNLWRRYSIFIYIVLGCVIIGTGIYAFWKDQEEKEAKKASALYARGLKFEEAGNKEDAQKTFQEVITLGLRGFKALAELSLGNMMNALQQDTTKTQAESRKFLEDLISSSKTPSSLRKTGEMKLLLLDFESKNMSLLKERLEKYLGEKSMASSLLVQEIRASFEYQSGNMEKSYGLYEALLKNPKASHGIRHRALRMLMLLKSKEAFKSQLTTPDVGELN, encoded by the coding sequence GTGGACATTATTGATGAAGTTGTAGAAGAAGTTCAACATGAGAAATTATTGAATCTTTGGCGCCGATACAGCATTTTTATCTATATTGTCTTAGGGTGTGTTATTATTGGTACAGGGATATATGCTTTTTGGAAAGATCAAGAAGAGAAAGAGGCTAAAAAGGCTTCAGCTCTCTATGCCCGTGGTTTAAAATTCGAAGAAGCCGGAAATAAAGAGGACGCGCAAAAAACTTTTCAAGAAGTTATTACCTTGGGTCTTAGGGGATTTAAAGCGCTTGCAGAACTTTCTCTTGGAAATATGATGAATGCCCTTCAGCAAGATACGACAAAAACACAGGCAGAGAGTCGTAAGTTTTTAGAAGATTTAATATCTTCTTCCAAAACACCATCATCCCTCCGAAAAACAGGAGAAATGAAACTTCTTTTATTAGATTTTGAATCAAAAAATATGTCTTTATTAAAAGAAAGGCTTGAAAAATATTTAGGAGAAAAAAGTATGGCCTCTTCCCTTTTAGTTCAGGAAATAAGGGCCTCTTTTGAGTATCAGTCTGGAAATATGGAAAAATCCTATGGCCTTTATGAGGCCCTTTTGAAAAACCCTAAAGCATCTCATGGTATTCGGCATCGTGCATTAAGAATGTTGATGCTTTTAAAGTCAAAAGAAGCCTTTAAAAGCCAGTTAACAACGCCTGATGTTGGAGAGCTAAATTAA